A part of Saccharomyces paradoxus chromosome I, complete sequence genomic DNA contains:
- the FLO1 gene encoding flocculin FLO1 (Lectin-like protein involved in flocculation~similar to YAR050W), giving the protein MPVPHHYMFLAVFAFLALIKVASGATEACLPAGQRKNGMNVNFYQYSLKDSSTYSNAAYMAYQYASKTKLGSVGGQTDISIDYNIPCVSSSGTVACPQEDSYGNWGCKGYGACSNSQGVAYWSTDLFGFYTTPTNVTLEMTGYFYPPQTGTYTFKFATVDDSAILSVGGATAFECCAQQQPPITSTNFTINGIKPWGGSLPPNIEGTVYMYAGYYYPMKVVYSNAVSWGTLPISVTLPDGTTVSDDFEGYVYSFDDDLDQSNCTVPDPSKHTTSIITTTTEPWTGTFTSTSTEMTTVTGTNGVPTDETVIVIRTPTSEGLITTTTEPWTGTFTSTSTEMTTVTGTNGVPTDETVIVIRTPTSEGLITTTTEPWTGTFTSTSTEMTTVTGTNGVPTDETVIVIRTPTSEGLITTTTEPWTGTFTSTSTEMTTVTGTNGVPTDETVIVIRTPTSEGLITTTTEPWTGTFTSTSTEMTTVTGTNGVPTDETVIVIRTPTSEGLISTTTEPWTGTFTSTSTEMTTVTGTNGVPTDETVIVIRTPTSEGLISTTTEPWTGTFTSTSTEMTTVTGTNGVPTDETVIVIRTPTSEGLITTTTEPWTGTFTTTSTEMTTVTGTNGVPTDETVIVIRTPTSEGLITTTTEPWTGTFTTTSTEMTTVTGTNGVPTDETVIVIRTPTSEGLITTTTEPWTGTFTSTSTEMTTVTGTNGVPTDETVIVIRTPTSEGLISTTTEPWTGTFTSTSTEMTTVTGTNGVPTDETVIVIRTPTSEGLISTTTEPWTGTFTSTSTEMTTVTGTNGVPTDETVIVIRTPTSEGLISTTTEPWTGTFTTTSTEMTTVTGTNGVPTDETVIVIRTPTSEGLITTTTEPWTGTFTSTSTEMTTVTGTNGVPTNEVVIFIRTPTSRDLISTTTEPWTGTFTSTSTEMTTVTGTNGVPTDETVIVIRTPTSEGLITTTTEPWTGTFTTTSTEMTTVTGTNGVPTDETVIVIRTPTSEGLITTTTEPWTGTFTSTSTEMTTVTGTNGVPTDETVIVIRTPTSEGLISTTTEPWTGTFTTTSTEMTTVTGTNGVPTDETVIVIRTPTSEGLITTTTEPWTGTFTSTSTEMTTVTGTNGVPTDETVIVIRTPTSEGLITTTTEPWTGTFTSTSTEMTTVTGTNGVPTDETVIVIRTPTSEGLITTTTEPWTGTFTSTSTEMTTVTGTNGVPTDETVIVIRTPTSEGLITTTTEPWTGTFTTTSTEMTTVTGTNGVPTDETVIVIRTPTSEGLITTTTEPWTGTFTTTSTEMTTVTGTNGVPTDETVIVIRTPTSEGLISTTTEPWTGTFTSTSTEMTTVTGTNGVPTDETVIVIRTPTSEGLISTTTEPWTGTFTSTSTEMTTVTGTNGVPTDETVIVIRTPTSEGLITTTTEPWTGTFTTTSTEMTTVTGTNGVPTDETVIVIRTPTSEGLISTTTEPWTGTFTTTSTEMTTVTGTNGKPTDETIIVIRTPRSASSSSVSSSSVTSSHPIITPLYPSNGTSVIPSSVISSSVTTSTSIFSESSASSVIPTTSSTSDSSERETSSTGSSTSYSKDREPSSVSTPSSISSESPKSSTYSSSSLAPVTTTTTSEQTTLVTVTSCESQVCTESISSAIVSTATITVSGVTTEYTTWCPISTTKTTKQTAETTKQTAETTKQTAETTKQTAETTKQTTVVTVSSCESGICSKTASPAIVSTTTATINGATTEYTTWCPISTTESKQQTTLVTVTSCESGVCSETASPAIVSTATATVNDVVTVYPTWSPQTTNEGSISSKSISAASETTTISEAAKTRTVGTSSLSRSGYAETHTASATSVIGRSSSVSVSESANTKGLTTPGLSTVSQQPRSSPASGILGSSTASLEISTYAGIANGLLVNSGLSVFIASLLLAIV; this is encoded by the coding sequence atGCCAGTGCCTCATCATTATATGTTTTTGGCGGTTTTTGCATTCCTGGCACTAATTAAGGTAGCTTCAGGAGCCACAGAGGCGTGCTTACCAGCAGGTCAGAGGAAAAATGGGATGAATGTTAATTTTTACCAGTATTCACTAAAGGATTCCTCTACTTATTCTAATGCAGCATATATGGCTTATCAATATGCCTCGAAAACGAAACTAGGTTCTGTTGGGGGCCAAACGGATATTTCGATTGATTATAATATTCCTTGTGTTAGTTCATCAGGCACTGTTGCCTGTCCCCAAGAAGATTCGTATGGAAATTGGGGGTGCAAAGGCTATGGAGCTTGTTCTAATAGTCAGGGAGTTGCATACTGGAGTACAGATCTTTTCGGTTTCTATACCACTCCTACAAACGTAACTCTAGAAATGACAGGTTACTTTTATCCACCACAGACAGGTACTTACACATTCAAGTTTGCTACGGTTGACGACTCTGCAATTCTGTCAGTAGGTGGTGCTACCGCGTTCGAATGTTGTGCTCAACAACAACCACCTATCACATCAACTAATTTTACGATTAACGGTATCAAACCATGGGGTGGAAGTTTGCCACCTAATATCGAAGGGACAGTCTATATGTACGCTGGCTACTATTATCCGATGAAGGTTGTTTACTCGAACGCTGTTTCTTGGGGTACACTTCCAATTAGTGTGACACTTCCAGATGGTACCACTGTAAGTGATGACTTCGAAGGGTATGTCTATTCTTTTGACGATGACCTAGATCAATCTAACTGTACTGTCCCTGATCCTTCAAAGCATACTACTAGCATAATTactaccaccactgaaccatggactggtactttcacttctacttctactgaaatgaccactgtcactggtactaacggtgttccaactgacgaaaccgtcattgttatcagaaccccaaccagtgaaggtttgattactaccaccactgaaccatggactggtactttcacttctacttctactgaaatgaccactgtcactggtactaacggtgttccaactgacgaaaccgtcattgttatcagaaccccaaccagtgaaggtttgattactaccaccactgaaccatggactggtactttcacttctacttctactgaaatgaccactgtcactggtactaacggtgttccaactgacgaaaccgtcattgttatcagaaccccaaccagtgaaggtttgattactaccaccactgaaccatggactggtactttcacttctacttctactgaaatgaccactgtcactggtactaacggtgttccaactgacgaaaccgtcattgttatcagaaccccaaccagtgaaggtttgattactaccaccactgaaccatggactggtactttcacttctacttctactgaaatgaccactgtcactggtactaatggtgttccaactgacgaaactgtcattgttatcagaaccccaaccagtgaaggtctaatcagcaccaccactgaaccatggactggtactttcacttctacttctactgaaatgaccactgtcactggtactaatggtgttccaactgacgaaaccgtcattgttatcagaactccaaccagtgaaggtctaatcagcaccaccactgaaccatggactggtactttcacttctacttctactgaaatgaccactgtcactggtactaatggtgttccaactgacgaaactgtcattgttatcagaactccaaccagtgaaggtttgattactaccaccactgaaccatggactggtactttcaccaccacatctactgaaatgaccactgtcaccgGTACTaacggtgttccaactgacgaaaccgtcattgttatcagaaccccaaccagtgaaggtttgattactaccaccactgaaccatggactggtactttcaccaccacatctactgaaatgaccactgtcaccgGTACTaacggtgttccaactgacgaaaccgtcattgttatcagaaccccaaccagtgaaggtttgattactaccaccactgaaccatggactggtactttcacttctacttctactgaaatgaccactgtcactggtactaatggtgttccaactgacgaaactgtcattgttatcagaaccccaaccagtgaaggtctaatcagcaccaccactgaaccatggactggtactttcacttctacttctactgaaatgaccactgtcactggtactaatggtgttccaactgacgaaaccgtcattgttatcagaactccaaccagtgaaggtctaatcagcaccaccactgaaccatggactggtactttcacttctacttctactgaaatgaccactgtcactggtactaatggtgttccaactgacgaaaccgtcattgttatcagaactccaaccagtgaaggtctaatcagcaccaccactgaaccatggactggtactttcaccaccacatctactgaaatgaccactgtcactggtactaacggtgttccaactgacgaaactgtcattgttatcagaaccccaaccagtgaaggtttgattactaccaccactgaaccatggactggtactttcacttctacttctactgaaatgaccactgtcaccgGCACTAACGGTGTGCCAACTAATGAAGTAGTGATTTTCATCAGAACTCCAACTAGCAGAGATCTAATCAgcaccaccactgaaccatggactggtactttcacttctacttctactgaaatgaccactgtcactggtactaatggtgttccaactgacgaaaccgtcattgttatcagaaccccaaccagtgaaggtttgattactaccaccactgaaccatggactggtactttcaccaccacatctactgaaatgaccactgtcaccgGTACTaacggtgttccaactgacgaaactgtcattgttatcagaaccccaaccagtgaaggtttgattactaccaccactgaaccatggactggtactttcacttctacttctactgaaatgaccactgtcactggtactaatggtgttccaactgacgaaaccgtcattgttatcagaactccaaccagtgaaggtctaatcagcaccaccactgaaccatggactggtactttcaccaccacatctactgaaatgaccactgtcactggtactaacggtgttccaactgacgaaactgtcattgttatcagaaccccaaccagtgaaggtttgattactaccaccactgaaccatggactggtactttcacttctacttctactgaaatgaccactgtcaccgGCACTaatggtgttccaactgacgaaaccgtcattgttatcagaaccccaaccagtgaaggtttgattactaccaccactgaaccatggactggtactttcacttctacttctactgaaatgaccactgtcactggtactaacggtgttccaactgacgaaactgtcattgttatcagaaccccaaccagtgaaggtttgattactaccaccactgaaccatggactggtactttcacttctacttctactgaaatgaccactgtcaccgGCACTaatggtgttccaactgacgaaactgtcattgttatcagaaccccaaccagtgaaggtttgattactaccaccactgaaccatggactggtactttcaccaccacatctactgaaatgaccactgtcaccgGTACTaacggtgttccaactgacgaaactgtcattgttatcagaaccccaaccagtgaaggtttgattactaccaccactgaaccatggactggtactttcaccaccacatctactgaaatgaccactgtcactggtactaacggtgttccaactgacgaaactgtcattgttatcagaaccccaaccagtgaaggtctaatcagcaccaccactgaaccatggactggtactttcacttctacttctactgaaatgaccactgtcactggtactaacggtgttccaactgacgaaaccgtcattgttatcagaaccccaaccagtgaaggtctaatcagcaccaccactgaaccatggactggtactttcacttctacttctactgaaatgaccactgtcaccgGCACTaatggtgttccaactgacgaaaccgtcattgttatcagaaccccaaccagtgaaggtttgattactaccaccactgaaccatggactggtactttcaccaccacatctactgaaatgaccactgtcaccgGTACTaatggtgttccaactgacgaaaccgtcattgttatcagaactccaaccagtgaaggtctaatcagcaccaccactgaaccatggactggtactttcaccaccacatctactgaaatgaccactgtcactggCACCAACGGTAAGCCAACCGATGAAACTATTATTGTCATCAGAACCCCACGCAGTGCCAGCTCATCCAGTGTTTCATCTAGCTCTGTCACATCTTCGCATCCAATCATTACCCCCTTGTATCCTAGCAACGGAACTTCAGTCATTCCTTCTTCagtcatttcttcttctgtaaCGACTTCCACTTCTATATTCTCTGAATCATCTGCATCATCTGTCATTCCAACCACTAGCTCCACCTCTGATTCTTCTGAGAGAGAAACGAGTTCAACTGGTTCTTCTACCAGCTATTCTAAGGATCGCGAACCTAGTTCTGTTTCTACTCCCTCTTCTATCTCTTCTGAATCACCAAAGTCTTCTACATAttcgtcttcgtcattAGCACCTGTCACCACCACAACAACAAGCGAGCAAACTACCTTGGTCACCGTGACATCCTGCGAATCCCAGGTATGCACTGAGTCCATTTCCTCTGCCATTGTTTCCACGGCAACCATTACTGTTAGCGGCGTCACAACAGAATATACCACATGGTGTCCTATTTCCACCACAAAGACAACAAAGCAAACTGCAGAGACAACAAAACAAACTGCAGAGACAACAAAACAAACTGCAGAGACAACAAAACAAACTGCAGAGACAACAAAACAAACTACAGTAGTTACAGTTTCTTCTTGTGAATCTGGCATATGCTCTAAAACTGCTTCACCAGCCATTGTGTCCACAACCACAGCCACTATTAACGGCGCTACCACAGAATACACGACATGGTGTCCTATTTCCACCACAGAATCTAAGCAACAAACTACGCTAGTTACTGTTACTTCTTGTGAGTCTGGTGTGTGTTCCGAAACTGCCTCCCCTGCTATTGTTTCTACAGCCACGGCTACCGTGAATGATGTCGTTACCGTCTATCCTACATGGAGCCCACAGACTACAAATGAAGGGTCTATCAGCTCTAAAAGTATTAGTGCTGCCAGTGAGACTACTACCATTTCAGAGGCGGCTAAGACAAGAACAGTAGGCACCTCTTCGCTTTCAAGATCTGGTTATGCTGAAACACACACGGCTTCCGCAACCAGTGTGATCGGTCGCAGCAGTAGTGTTTCTGTATCCGAATCTGCCAACACCAAAGGTCTAACAACTCCCGGGTTGAGCACTGTGTCCCAACAACCTCGTAGCTCTCCTGCCAGTGGCATATTAGGATCTAGTACTGCCTCTTTAGAAATTTCAACCTACGCTGGCATTGCCAATGGTCTGCTGGTCAACAGTGGTCTAAGTGTCTTCATTGCTTCGTTGTTGCTGGCAATTGTTTAA